One Dysosmobacter welbionis DNA segment encodes these proteins:
- the infB gene encoding translation initiation factor IF-2, translating to MEQNEVFLLGIEKYRVHEVAKDFGLPTKTITEILTKYAETPKNHMQALTDQELSLIFEYLTQHNPVSSIQVIFADTYKEEPAKEPATKKPEPAGKAAAPAQGQQVRQSVPAQSAQSSQGGRQQPQQQNAASKPAAQQPVSRVPQRKIVDTRKGGDVNLAKYDERLEDLGGERGARMQRQQRSGKEKIRTNNQRRGGMTFSNKRKQDEAERMRRLQLEIAKKAPVKVMIPDEISVGELASRMKKTGAEVVKCLMKNGIMASLSQIIDFDTAAIIAEEMGCKVEKEVVVTIEERLIDDHEDKAEDLVPRAPVVVVMGHVDHGKTSLLDTIRHTSVAAGEAGGITQHIGAYQVQVNGKPITFLDTPGHEAFTSMRARGAMITDIAILVVAADDGIMPQTVESINHAKAAGIPIIVAINKIDRENANPDRVLQQLTEYGLVPEDWGGDTICCRISAKQKIGIENLLEMVTLTAEMAELKANPNRSAKGTVIEARLDKGRGPVATLLVQNGTLKQGDIIIAGTAVGRVRTMMDYKGARLTQAGPSVPVEIAGLSEAPSAGSPFFAVADERMARELVEQRKAEEKAKAAAPVQKVSLENLFDQIQAGERKELALIVKADVQGSVEAVKASLEKLSNDEVTVRVIHGGVGAINESDVMLAASSGAIIVGFNVRPDAAARDGAVRQNVDMRMYRVIYDCIDEIEAAMKGMLAPKYREVVLGHAEVRQTYKVSSVGTVAGCYVQDGKIVRSCSVRVVRDGIVIHEGSLASLKRFKDDAREVAENYECGLTVEKFNDIKEGDIIEAFTMEEIPR from the coding sequence TTGGAGCAGAACGAGGTGTTTCTATTGGGTATTGAGAAATACAGAGTCCATGAGGTGGCGAAGGATTTCGGCCTTCCCACCAAGACCATCACGGAGATCCTGACGAAATACGCCGAGACTCCCAAAAACCACATGCAGGCGCTGACAGATCAGGAGCTCTCTCTGATCTTTGAATACCTGACGCAGCACAATCCGGTCTCCAGCATCCAGGTGATCTTCGCCGACACCTACAAGGAGGAGCCTGCGAAGGAACCAGCCACCAAAAAGCCAGAGCCCGCCGGCAAGGCCGCCGCGCCCGCCCAGGGCCAGCAGGTCAGGCAGTCTGTGCCTGCCCAGAGCGCGCAGAGCAGCCAGGGTGGCCGGCAGCAGCCCCAGCAGCAGAACGCCGCCTCCAAGCCTGCGGCGCAGCAGCCGGTGTCCCGGGTGCCCCAGCGGAAGATCGTGGACACCCGCAAGGGCGGCGACGTGAATCTGGCCAAGTATGATGAGCGGCTGGAGGATCTGGGCGGCGAGCGGGGCGCTCGGATGCAGCGGCAGCAGCGCAGCGGCAAGGAGAAGATCCGCACCAACAACCAGCGCCGGGGCGGCATGACCTTCTCCAACAAGCGCAAGCAGGACGAGGCAGAGCGGATGCGCAGGCTCCAGCTGGAGATCGCCAAGAAGGCCCCTGTGAAGGTCATGATCCCCGATGAGATCTCCGTGGGCGAACTGGCCAGCCGCATGAAGAAAACCGGCGCAGAGGTGGTCAAGTGCCTGATGAAGAACGGCATTATGGCCTCCCTCAGCCAGATCATTGACTTCGACACCGCCGCCATCATCGCCGAGGAGATGGGCTGCAAGGTGGAGAAGGAGGTTGTCGTCACCATCGAGGAGCGGCTGATTGACGACCACGAGGACAAGGCGGAGGATCTGGTGCCCCGGGCTCCCGTGGTGGTGGTCATGGGTCACGTGGACCACGGCAAGACCTCCCTGCTGGATACCATCCGCCACACCTCTGTGGCGGCCGGAGAGGCCGGCGGCATCACCCAGCACATCGGCGCCTATCAGGTGCAGGTGAACGGCAAGCCCATCACCTTCCTGGACACGCCGGGCCATGAGGCATTCACCTCCATGCGGGCCCGCGGCGCCATGATTACGGACATTGCCATTCTGGTGGTGGCAGCGGACGACGGCATCATGCCCCAGACCGTGGAGTCCATCAACCATGCCAAGGCCGCAGGTATCCCCATCATCGTGGCCATCAACAAGATCGACAGGGAGAACGCCAACCCGGACCGGGTGCTTCAGCAGCTGACGGAGTACGGCCTGGTACCAGAGGACTGGGGCGGCGACACCATCTGCTGTAGGATCTCCGCCAAGCAGAAGATCGGCATCGAAAACCTGCTGGAAATGGTGACCCTCACCGCTGAGATGGCGGAGCTGAAGGCCAACCCCAACCGGTCTGCCAAGGGCACCGTCATCGAGGCCCGGCTGGACAAGGGCCGGGGCCCCGTGGCCACTCTGCTGGTGCAGAACGGCACACTGAAGCAGGGCGACATCATCATCGCCGGCACCGCCGTGGGCCGTGTCCGGACCATGATGGACTACAAGGGCGCCCGTCTCACCCAGGCCGGCCCCTCCGTACCCGTAGAGATCGCGGGCCTCTCCGAAGCGCCCTCTGCCGGCAGCCCCTTCTTCGCCGTGGCCGACGAGCGCATGGCCCGGGAGCTGGTGGAGCAGCGCAAGGCCGAGGAGAAGGCCAAGGCCGCCGCACCGGTGCAGAAGGTCTCTCTGGAGAACCTGTTTGACCAGATCCAGGCCGGCGAACGCAAGGAGCTGGCCCTGATCGTCAAGGCCGACGTCCAGGGCAGTGTGGAGGCGGTGAAGGCCTCTCTGGAAAAGCTGTCCAACGACGAAGTGACCGTCCGTGTCATTCACGGTGGCGTGGGCGCCATCAACGAGTCCGACGTGATGCTGGCTGCCTCCTCCGGCGCCATCATCGTGGGCTTCAACGTCCGGCCGGACGCCGCCGCCCGGGACGGCGCGGTGCGCCAGAACGTGGATATGCGGATGTATCGCGTCATCTATGACTGCATCGATGAGATCGAGGCGGCCATGAAGGGCATGCTGGCCCCCAAGTACCGGGAAGTGGTGCTGGGCCACGCGGAGGTCCGCCAGACCTACAAGGTCTCCAGCGTGGGCACCGTGGCCGGCTGCTACGTCCAGGACGGCAAGATCGTCCGTAGCTGCTCCGTCCGGGTGGTCCGGGACGGCATCGTGATCCACGAGGGCTCTCTGGCCTCCCTGAAGCGGTTCAAGGACGACGCCCGGGAGGTCGCTGAGAACTACGAGTGCGGCCTGACCGTGGAGAAGTTCAACGACATCAAAGAGGGCGATATCATCGAGGCGTTTACCATGGAGGAGATTCCGCGGTAA